From the Gramella sp. Hel_I_59 genome, one window contains:
- a CDS encoding DUF420 domain-containing protein — MKTSLNTSDKIAVPVIIGLSIAVPAIVVVLMLLPERYNIFGADSMTFPLFHGVLNFLTAILLVVGYFFMKADNFLAHRNTMIAAFGLSVVFLVSYVLSKISNEPVPYGGEGILRYVYFFILVSHIILSGIIVPLVLFTMYRGLSGEYDKHSKIARWTFPIWLYVAVTGVLVFLFMMPYY, encoded by the coding sequence TTGAAAACTTCCCTGAACACTTCAGATAAGATCGCCGTTCCTGTGATTATAGGACTCTCTATCGCCGTTCCTGCCATTGTTGTAGTTCTTATGTTATTACCAGAGCGTTACAACATCTTTGGCGCCGATTCGATGACATTTCCGCTCTTTCATGGTGTACTGAATTTCCTAACCGCAATTTTACTGGTTGTTGGATATTTCTTCATGAAGGCAGACAACTTTTTAGCACACAGGAATACTATGATCGCTGCATTTGGTCTTTCTGTAGTTTTCCTGGTGAGCTATGTGCTTTCAAAGATCAGTAACGAACCGGTGCCTTATGGAGGAGAAGGAATTTTGAGATATGTCTATTTCTTTATACTTGTTTCCCATATTATACTATCCGGAATCATAGTGCCGCTGGTTTTATTTACAATGTATAGAGGCTTGAGTGGAGAATACGACAAGCACTCGAAGATAGCAAGATGGACATTCCCAATCTGGTTATACGTAGCCGTTACCGGTGTACTGGTATTTTTATTTATGATGCCGTATTATTAA
- a CDS encoding efflux RND transporter periplasmic adaptor subunit, whose protein sequence is MNKKKLFIILGIIIVLIVALVIGKKAGWFGSSTNIKEVEITEIEPVDIIETVSATGKIQPEVEVKLSSEVSGEIIELPIVEGQLVEKGDLLVKVNPDIYQSSVQRARASYSNSQANFAQTKASLKQAEADFNRNKTLFDKGVISKAEWDGIVSSYEMAEANKESAYYSMQSSAATVTEATDNLGRTNIYAPMSGTISKLDAELGERVVGTQQMAGTEILRVANLDNMEVEVDVNENDIVKVAVGDSTIVEVDAYLGKDFKGIVTEISNTADNTLTTDQVTNFKVKVRILKESYEDLMEGKPESYSPFRPGMTATVDIITNKRMKVIGVPISSIVIKSDTTATKKTYGTAPATEGTEKFECVFVKDGQKAKLRVVQTGIQDDSQIEITDGLKEGDVVITGPYNTVTKNLNTGDDIEVKKEKTEEEEAE, encoded by the coding sequence ATGAATAAGAAGAAACTTTTCATCATCCTTGGGATCATCATCGTTTTAATCGTTGCACTAGTTATCGGTAAAAAAGCCGGTTGGTTCGGAAGTTCCACCAACATCAAAGAAGTGGAGATCACTGAAATTGAACCGGTAGATATTATCGAAACCGTATCGGCAACAGGTAAAATTCAGCCAGAGGTTGAGGTAAAACTTTCTTCTGAAGTTTCCGGAGAAATCATTGAATTACCAATAGTTGAAGGTCAGCTAGTGGAAAAAGGAGACCTTCTGGTAAAAGTAAATCCTGATATATACCAATCCAGCGTACAGAGAGCCAGAGCGAGTTATTCTAATTCTCAGGCTAATTTCGCACAGACAAAGGCTAGTTTAAAACAAGCTGAAGCAGATTTTAATCGTAACAAAACTTTGTTTGATAAAGGTGTGATCTCAAAAGCTGAATGGGATGGAATCGTTTCTAGTTATGAAATGGCAGAAGCAAACAAGGAATCTGCATACTACAGCATGCAGAGTAGCGCTGCTACAGTAACTGAAGCAACCGATAACCTTGGACGTACCAATATTTATGCTCCAATGAGCGGTACGATCTCAAAACTGGATGCAGAGCTTGGAGAAAGAGTTGTTGGTACTCAGCAAATGGCCGGGACTGAAATTCTTCGGGTAGCAAATCTTGACAATATGGAAGTTGAGGTTGATGTAAATGAAAATGATATCGTAAAAGTTGCTGTGGGTGATTCTACGATCGTTGAAGTAGATGCTTACTTAGGAAAGGATTTCAAAGGAATCGTTACTGAAATTTCTAATACTGCAGATAATACCCTAACCACAGACCAGGTAACTAATTTTAAAGTGAAAGTTCGTATTCTGAAGGAGTCTTACGAAGACCTCATGGAAGGAAAGCCGGAGAGTTACTCTCCTTTCAGACCAGGAATGACCGCTACGGTAGATATTATCACGAATAAGAGAATGAAAGTAATTGGAGTTCCAATTAGCTCGATCGTGATCAAATCTGATACTACAGCAACTAAAAAGACTTACGGAACAGCTCCTGCTACTGAAGGAACTGAAAAATTTGAATGTGTATTTGTAAAAGACGGACAAAAAGCTAAACTTCGCGTGGTGCAAACCGGAATTCAGGATGATTCTCAGATCGAGATCACAGATGGCCTGAAAGAAGGTGATGTAGTAATCACTGGCCCTTACAATACCGTTACTAAAAATCTTAATACCGGAGATGATATCGAGGTTAAAAAAGAAAAAACGGAAGAAGAAGAGGCTGAATAA
- a CDS encoding efflux RND transporter periplasmic adaptor subunit: MKKFVTIGILVLIAVTFVGALYYLYQKSEEDPIVYQTEEPSEQTIIKKTVATGKIVPKEEVLIKPNISGIIDEIYIEAGDKIKQGDLIAKIRVIPNVSSLQSAKDNVATARINLDNEKKVYQRQKELYDKGVISANDYDAAEVSYQRSEQNYRSAQQNYEIVRTGTTSGIGSAANTLVRSTVEGMVLDVPVKTGNQVIESNNFNDGTTIATLADVNEMIFEGKVDESEVGKIKEDLPLEVTVGAIENKSFDAVLDYIAPKGVEENGAIQFEIKGTLNKADTTFIRAGLSANASIILAKATDVLAIKEALVQFDDESKKPYVEIMTGDQEFERREIELGVSDGINVEVTEGLKMGDKIKVWNQLKAPTNIAQN, encoded by the coding sequence ATGAAAAAATTTGTAACCATCGGAATTTTAGTTTTAATAGCAGTGACCTTCGTTGGGGCACTTTATTATCTCTATCAAAAAAGTGAAGAAGATCCAATTGTCTATCAAACTGAGGAGCCTTCAGAACAAACTATTATCAAGAAAACTGTAGCAACCGGAAAAATTGTTCCGAAGGAAGAAGTGCTTATCAAGCCAAATATTTCAGGAATCATCGATGAGATATATATCGAGGCTGGTGACAAGATCAAACAAGGGGATCTAATTGCTAAAATTCGCGTTATACCAAATGTATCATCACTGCAAAGCGCGAAAGATAATGTGGCAACTGCCCGTATCAATCTTGATAACGAAAAGAAAGTGTATCAAAGACAGAAAGAGCTTTATGATAAAGGCGTGATCTCTGCCAATGACTATGATGCTGCTGAAGTTTCTTACCAGAGAAGTGAACAAAATTATCGTTCAGCACAACAAAATTATGAGATCGTAAGAACCGGTACCACCAGTGGAATTGGAAGTGCGGCAAATACCCTTGTACGATCCACGGTAGAAGGAATGGTGCTGGATGTTCCTGTGAAAACTGGAAACCAGGTAATTGAAAGTAATAATTTTAACGATGGGACCACGATCGCAACGCTTGCCGATGTGAACGAGATGATCTTTGAAGGGAAAGTCGATGAGAGTGAAGTTGGAAAGATCAAGGAAGATCTTCCGCTTGAAGTAACCGTTGGTGCGATTGAAAATAAATCTTTCGATGCTGTACTTGATTATATAGCTCCAAAAGGAGTAGAGGAGAACGGTGCGATACAATTTGAGATCAAAGGAACGCTGAACAAAGCAGATACTACATTTATTAGAGCTGGACTTAGTGCGAATGCATCCATTATTCTTGCGAAAGCCACAGATGTACTTGCGATCAAGGAAGCACTTGTGCAATTTGATGATGAGAGCAAGAAGCCATATGTAGAGATCATGACGGGTGACCAGGAATTTGAACGTAGAGAAATTGAACTTGGAGTAAGTGACGGAATTAATGTAGAGGTGACTGAAGGCCTGAAAATGGGCGATAAGATCAAAGTTTGGAACCAGCTTAAGGCTCCTACAAATATTGCTCAAAACTAG
- a CDS encoding cytochrome C oxidase subunit IV family protein: MAHDTTHEGSATKRIWFVFAILSVVTIAEVILGIIKPAFLTDTMFLGMRLLNWIFIILTIYKAYYIAWSFMHLEHETKGLRRAIVWTSIFLISYLIFILLTEGGYIYEVYKSGHVAWDF; this comes from the coding sequence ATGGCTCACGATACAACACATGAAGGATCTGCAACTAAAAGGATCTGGTTTGTTTTCGCAATACTTTCAGTAGTAACAATCGCAGAAGTAATTCTTGGAATTATTAAGCCTGCTTTCCTAACAGACACCATGTTCTTAGGAATGAGATTACTTAACTGGATCTTTATCATACTTACGATCTATAAAGCGTATTATATCGCCTGGTCTTTTATGCACCTTGAACATGAAACTAAAGGGCTTAGAAGAGCGATCGTATGGACGTCTATTTTCCTTATTTCTTACCTGATTTTTATCCTTCTTACTGAAGGTGGATATATCTACGAAGTATATAAGAGCGGGCATGTAGCCTGGGACTTCTAA
- a CDS encoding ABC transporter permease: protein MFSRDRWNEIIEALTSNWFRTLMTAFGVLWGIFILVILLAAGKGLENGVKQGFGGIATNTMFMWTQVASRPYKGMPKGRFYSFEVEDVAAIEREVPDLRFVSPRNQLGGFGGDNNVVRGLNTGAFNVYGDYPEIIQQEPMDITSGRFVNHSDIDQKRKVAVIGTGVQAALYDKGEDPLGTYIKISGVNFMVIGTYKKKSRGGDAEEGQKEIFVPFTAFSQAFNRGNKVGWMAITAKDNNSITALKGDIIDLVKERHKIHPEDDRAVGNFDLYEEFSKVNGLFVALKAVAYFVGVLVLLSGIIGISNIMLIVVKERTNEIGVRRALGATPWSIRGQILMESIFLTIISGMSGIILATGVIWLVNFQLDQMDTSEMMFLNPSVDLGVVIVALSILIISGLLAGLIPAQHAIKVKPVDALRTE, encoded by the coding sequence ATGTTTAGTAGAGATCGTTGGAATGAAATTATAGAAGCGCTAACCTCGAACTGGTTTAGAACCCTGATGACTGCTTTTGGAGTTTTATGGGGAATATTTATCCTTGTCATCCTGCTAGCTGCAGGAAAAGGATTGGAGAATGGTGTAAAACAGGGTTTTGGTGGTATTGCAACCAATACCATGTTCATGTGGACACAGGTAGCTTCAAGACCTTATAAAGGAATGCCGAAAGGAAGATTCTACAGTTTTGAAGTAGAAGACGTTGCGGCTATCGAGAGAGAGGTGCCAGACCTCAGGTTTGTCTCACCTCGAAATCAGCTTGGTGGTTTTGGTGGCGATAACAATGTGGTACGTGGCTTAAATACCGGTGCATTCAATGTGTACGGAGATTATCCAGAAATCATTCAGCAGGAACCTATGGATATCACTTCTGGCAGGTTCGTGAACCATTCAGATATTGATCAGAAAAGGAAGGTTGCCGTAATAGGAACCGGTGTGCAGGCTGCTCTATATGATAAGGGAGAAGATCCGCTTGGAACTTATATCAAGATTAGTGGAGTGAATTTCATGGTGATTGGAACTTACAAGAAGAAAAGTCGGGGTGGTGATGCCGAGGAAGGTCAGAAAGAGATATTTGTTCCTTTTACAGCTTTTTCCCAGGCTTTTAATCGTGGGAATAAAGTAGGCTGGATGGCCATTACCGCAAAAGACAATAATAGTATCACGGCTCTTAAGGGAGATATTATCGACCTGGTTAAGGAACGTCATAAGATACATCCGGAAGATGATCGCGCGGTGGGTAATTTTGACCTTTACGAGGAATTTTCTAAAGTAAACGGACTTTTTGTAGCCCTTAAGGCGGTAGCCTATTTCGTAGGAGTACTGGTATTGCTTTCAGGAATTATCGGGATTAGCAATATTATGCTCATTGTGGTAAAAGAACGTACCAATGAAATTGGAGTAAGACGTGCTCTGGGAGCAACGCCATGGTCTATAAGAGGGCAGATCCTGATGGAGTCTATATTTCTTACCATCATTTCAGGAATGAGTGGGATCATTCTTGCTACCGGTGTGATCTGGCTGGTCAATTTCCAGCTGGACCAGATGGATACTTCAGAAATGATGTTCTTAAACCCTTCCGTAGACCTGGGAGTGGTGATCGTAGCCCTTAGTATTTTAATAATCTCTGGTCTTCTGGCCGGCCTTATACCTGCACAGCACGCCATCAAAGTAAAACCTGTGGACGCTCTGCGTACAGAATAG
- a CDS encoding mechanosensitive ion channel domain-containing protein, with the protein MDKLNNYGEIAKEYANKFIDYLPTLIGAIVLLLVGLWVIKLIVKYLKKLFDKKDYDPTLEKFTVNAASWGLKIILFVLVITQLGVESASLVAAIGAAGLAIGLALQGSLSNLAGGVLIIVLKPFKVGDWIEAQGVSGSVVEISLFYTKLDTFGNQRVVIPNGELSNDNITNYSFNKTRKENLSFGISYDDDIKKAKEVLTNMVMEQEKILKDPAPQIIVSELGDSSVNFSVRYFAELPDFWDLHWYMIEEGKIRLEEAGMTIPYPQRDVYLYDQTKMRGTEREKRSAE; encoded by the coding sequence ATGGACAAGTTGAACAACTACGGCGAAATCGCAAAAGAATACGCGAACAAGTTTATCGATTACCTCCCTACGCTAATCGGTGCGATTGTGCTGCTACTTGTAGGACTATGGGTAATAAAACTCATTGTAAAATATTTAAAGAAACTATTTGACAAAAAAGATTATGATCCAACGCTGGAGAAGTTTACAGTAAATGCTGCCAGCTGGGGTCTCAAGATAATTCTTTTTGTACTTGTTATCACTCAACTTGGTGTAGAGAGTGCATCGCTTGTGGCGGCAATTGGTGCTGCAGGTCTGGCCATTGGTCTTGCTTTGCAGGGATCGCTATCCAATCTTGCCGGTGGAGTGCTTATAATCGTTCTAAAACCATTTAAGGTTGGAGATTGGATCGAAGCTCAGGGAGTTTCTGGTAGCGTTGTAGAGATCTCTTTATTTTACACGAAACTTGATACGTTTGGAAACCAGCGAGTGGTAATTCCTAATGGTGAACTAAGCAACGATAATATTACGAATTACAGTTTCAATAAAACGCGTAAGGAGAATCTAAGCTTCGGAATTTCTTATGATGATGATATCAAGAAAGCGAAAGAAGTCCTTACCAATATGGTAATGGAACAGGAGAAAATTTTGAAGGATCCTGCACCACAGATTATTGTTTCTGAACTTGGAGATAGTTCGGTAAACTTCTCTGTGCGATATTTTGCTGAATTGCCAGACTTCTGGGACCTGCACTGGTATATGATCGAGGAAGGTAAAATTAGACTTGAGGAAGCTGGAATGACTATTCCTTACCCACAAAGAGATGTTTACCTATATGATCAAACTAAAATGAGAGGAACTGAAAGAGAAAAAAGATCGGCAGAATAA
- a CDS encoding ABC transporter ATP-binding protein, whose protein sequence is MINITNLHKSYKMGANSLHVLKGINFEVAEGELVSIMGSSGSGKSTLLNILGMLDEADEGSYILDGVPIKGLSEKQAAKYRNKFLGFIFQSFNLISYKSALDNVALPLYYQGLPRGERMDKAMSYLEKVGLAKWAGHLPNELSGGQKQRVAIARALASDPKVLLADEPTGALDTKTSYEVMDLIQKINDEGRTILVVTHENDIAQMTKRIVNLKDGLIIEDTLVSQIRASENV, encoded by the coding sequence ATGATCAATATTACCAATCTTCACAAATCCTATAAAATGGGTGCGAATTCATTGCACGTGCTCAAAGGGATCAATTTCGAGGTTGCTGAAGGTGAACTCGTTTCCATTATGGGCTCTTCAGGTTCCGGAAAATCTACATTACTAAATATTCTGGGAATGCTGGATGAAGCCGATGAAGGCTCCTACATTCTCGATGGAGTTCCCATTAAAGGGCTTAGCGAGAAACAAGCAGCGAAGTATCGGAATAAATTTCTGGGTTTCATCTTCCAGTCTTTCAATTTGATAAGCTATAAATCTGCATTGGATAACGTAGCACTTCCGCTTTATTACCAGGGTTTGCCTCGCGGTGAACGTATGGACAAAGCGATGAGTTACCTGGAGAAGGTAGGCCTGGCTAAATGGGCTGGCCATTTACCTAATGAACTTTCAGGTGGACAGAAGCAACGTGTCGCCATTGCCAGGGCACTGGCGAGCGATCCAAAAGTCTTGCTGGCAGATGAGCCTACAGGTGCTTTAGATACAAAAACTTCCTATGAAGTGATGGATCTCATTCAGAAGATCAATGATGAAGGAAGAACTATACTGGTGGTAACTCATGAAAATGATATCGCCCAGATGACTAAAAGGATCGTAAATCTTAAGGACGGTTTGATCATTGAAGATACTTTGGTTTCACAAATAAGAGCTTCAGAAAATGTTTGA
- a CDS encoding TolC family protein, whose product MKNYSLLVTLFLFCGMMNAQQKEWTLEECVEYALQNNIQVKQSELDLELSEIEKLDALGNFIPSINGQATNAWNTGLTQNVTTGILQNQTVRNFSANLTAGLTIFDGLRNFKQLQRAKISRLASQYSLDKMEDDIALFVADAYLQVLFSKQNLDVLQAQNEVTKEQLTRTQDLVDAGVLPQGDLLEIKATMADEKQRIILAENQIQISLIGLAQTLGIRDYQSFDIVDRDYAVFGNEILANSVYDVIEKAKEERSELKIAEANRDLAEQDVALAKGAYLPTLGAFFNYNTRETGQGRITGAVLDPTEPSRQIGLVQDTEQIVVAPNTIPTLGSPLPFFDQLYRNDGISYGFQLSVPFLNGFSTRNAVKRNQINVKRAEFQLEQAELDLEANVYQAYTDAKGAFEAYEAALVASEAQEKAFEYATERYDVGLTNAFDFSQAKIRFENTQREALRAKYDYIFKLKVVELYFGIPVRDLKL is encoded by the coding sequence ATGAAGAATTATAGTTTACTTGTTACCCTCTTTCTTTTCTGCGGAATGATGAATGCGCAGCAGAAAGAGTGGACACTGGAAGAATGTGTGGAGTACGCATTGCAAAATAATATTCAGGTTAAACAATCTGAACTTGATCTTGAACTCTCTGAAATCGAGAAACTGGATGCACTGGGTAATTTTATTCCAAGTATTAACGGCCAGGCTACCAATGCATGGAATACCGGTCTTACTCAGAATGTTACCACGGGAATCCTTCAGAATCAGACAGTAAGAAACTTCTCTGCTAACTTAACTGCAGGTCTTACAATTTTTGACGGACTTCGAAATTTCAAACAATTACAAAGAGCTAAGATCTCAAGACTGGCCAGCCAGTATTCGCTGGACAAAATGGAGGATGATATCGCCTTGTTCGTTGCAGATGCCTACTTGCAGGTATTGTTCAGCAAACAAAATCTTGATGTTCTACAGGCTCAAAATGAAGTTACCAAAGAACAATTAACGCGAACTCAGGATCTGGTTGATGCAGGTGTATTACCTCAGGGTGACCTTCTGGAGATTAAAGCTACCATGGCAGATGAGAAGCAACGAATCATTCTTGCTGAAAACCAGATACAAATATCGCTTATTGGTTTAGCACAAACTTTAGGGATTAGAGACTATCAAAGTTTTGATATTGTAGATCGTGATTACGCGGTCTTCGGAAATGAAATTCTTGCGAACTCTGTTTACGATGTGATCGAGAAAGCAAAAGAAGAACGTTCAGAATTAAAAATAGCGGAGGCTAACAGAGATCTTGCAGAGCAGGATGTTGCTTTGGCTAAAGGAGCTTACCTACCAACTTTAGGAGCTTTCTTTAACTATAATACCAGGGAAACCGGACAGGGAAGAATCACTGGTGCCGTGCTGGATCCAACGGAGCCTTCAAGACAAATTGGTTTGGTGCAGGATACTGAGCAGATTGTAGTTGCTCCTAATACGATACCAACACTAGGAAGTCCGTTACCATTTTTTGATCAGTTGTATAGAAATGACGGGATAAGTTATGGTTTCCAGTTAAGCGTTCCCTTCCTGAATGGATTTTCAACAAGAAACGCTGTCAAGAGAAATCAGATCAATGTGAAAAGAGCTGAATTCCAGTTAGAACAGGCTGAACTTGATCTGGAAGCGAATGTTTACCAGGCTTATACAGATGCTAAAGGTGCTTTTGAAGCCTATGAAGCTGCTTTGGTAGCTTCCGAAGCACAGGAGAAAGCATTTGAATATGCTACAGAGCGATATGATGTTGGACTTACCAACGCGTTCGACTTTAGCCAGGCGAAGATTCGTTTTGAGAATACTCAAAGAGAGGCGCTAAGAGCCAAATACGATTATATTTTTAAATTAAAAGTTGTAGAACTTTATTTTGGAATTCCGGTTAGGGATTTAAAACTGTAA
- a CDS encoding ABC transporter permease, translating to MFDLDRWDEIFETIRKNKLRTFLTGLSVASGIFILVILLGIGEGMRNGIAREFEQDAANLMLVYPGMTSKEYKGLNPGRRIQFKNEDYDQILRLYGDKLDKSASLYQQWGQVLTYGKESGSYQVYGSFPSYQVLENNTLTTGRFINIPDLDNSEKNMVIGQRIKLDLFKDEDPIGKYVQVSGVNFKIVGVYTDPGGEREESRAIVPITTAQKAFGGGNDIARMYLTLKPEDDFDKSVAASTQFTAELDQFLKERHTVAPDDNSAIYVNNSLENAKRFFTLMDMIKLFFWGVGVCTIIAGVVGVSNIMLIIVKERTREIGVRKALGAQPLSIIGMVLHESIFVTAIAGFLGLIFSLALLEFVGPMIETQYIYNPTVNFTVAINTVFILVIAGALAGFFPAWRAARIKPIVALRDE from the coding sequence ATGTTTGATCTTGATCGTTGGGATGAGATCTTTGAAACCATCCGAAAAAATAAGTTACGCACGTTCTTAACTGGACTTTCGGTAGCATCAGGAATTTTTATCCTGGTGATCCTGCTTGGAATTGGTGAAGGAATGAGAAATGGAATTGCCCGCGAATTTGAGCAGGATGCTGCAAATTTAATGCTGGTTTATCCAGGAATGACTTCAAAAGAATATAAAGGACTGAACCCAGGAAGACGCATTCAGTTTAAAAATGAAGACTACGATCAGATTCTAAGACTTTACGGCGATAAACTTGATAAAAGCGCTTCGTTATATCAGCAATGGGGACAGGTGCTCACTTACGGGAAAGAATCTGGTTCCTACCAGGTCTACGGAAGTTTTCCCAGCTACCAGGTTCTGGAAAATAACACTCTTACTACAGGTCGATTTATCAATATACCAGACCTAGATAATTCAGAAAAGAATATGGTCATAGGTCAGCGAATCAAGCTCGATCTTTTTAAGGATGAAGATCCTATTGGTAAATACGTGCAGGTTTCCGGAGTGAACTTTAAAATTGTTGGAGTTTACACCGATCCCGGAGGAGAACGTGAAGAATCTCGCGCTATTGTGCCAATTACCACTGCTCAGAAAGCTTTTGGTGGTGGAAACGATATTGCCAGAATGTATCTCACGCTCAAACCTGAAGATGATTTTGACAAGTCGGTAGCTGCCTCCACACAATTTACTGCAGAACTGGACCAGTTCTTAAAGGAGCGTCATACCGTTGCACCAGATGATAATAGTGCCATCTACGTAAATAACTCACTGGAAAATGCGAAACGCTTTTTCACTCTAATGGATATGATCAAATTATTCTTCTGGGGTGTTGGTGTTTGTACCATTATCGCGGGAGTTGTTGGGGTGAGTAATATCATGCTTATAATCGTGAAAGAACGAACCCGTGAAATTGGCGTAAGGAAAGCATTAGGAGCTCAGCCACTTTCGATTATCGGAATGGTGCTTCATGAATCGATCTTTGTAACGGCCATTGCCGGTTTCCTCGGACTCATATTTAGTCTCGCACTCCTGGAATTTGTGGGCCCAATGATCGAAACCCAATATATTTATAACCCAACCGTTAATTTTACGGTAGCGATCAATACGGTGTTTATTCTTGTGATAGCAGGAGCACTGGCGGGATTCTTCCCGGCCTGGAGAGCAGCCAGGATCAAACCAATTGTAGCACTAAGAGACGAATAG
- a CDS encoding SCO family protein, translating into MKNYSYIGISLIILVFGIIFIPKIIDRISDNEIVKADRLNKTTDKKRTKTDVPLVYLEIDGERKKAPQFSFVNQDGDTITNKNYAGKVYVAEFFFTTCPTICPIMNKNLVEIQDEFKDASNFGIASFSIDPEHDTPEVLTEYADKYGITDPDWNLLTGDREKIYQVANKGFGIYAGEDASEAGGFAHQGWFALVDQEGYIRSREDNFGNPIIYYRGSVERNKSVTGDQEEPQIEILIEDINNLL; encoded by the coding sequence ATGAAAAACTACTCATATATAGGAATTTCACTGATCATCCTGGTTTTCGGGATCATTTTTATCCCGAAGATCATAGATAGAATTAGTGATAATGAGATCGTTAAAGCAGATCGCCTGAATAAAACAACTGATAAAAAACGTACTAAGACCGATGTTCCTCTGGTTTACCTTGAAATTGATGGAGAGCGAAAAAAAGCACCTCAATTTAGTTTTGTAAATCAGGACGGCGATACGATCACCAATAAAAATTATGCTGGTAAAGTATATGTGGCAGAATTCTTCTTTACAACCTGTCCTACCATTTGCCCGATCATGAATAAAAATTTAGTCGAGATACAGGATGAGTTCAAAGATGCTTCCAATTTTGGGATCGCATCATTTTCCATAGATCCCGAGCATGATACTCCAGAGGTGCTCACTGAGTATGCCGATAAGTATGGAATTACAGATCCAGACTGGAACTTGCTCACTGGAGATCGCGAAAAGATCTACCAGGTGGCTAATAAAGGATTCGGTATTTATGCTGGTGAAGATGCATCTGAAGCTGGAGGATTTGCTCATCAGGGCTGGTTCGCTCTAGTAGATCAGGAAGGTTATATTAGGTCCAGAGAGGATAATTTTGGTAATCCGATTATCTATTACCGTGGTTCTGTAGAACGAAATAAGTCGGTCACTGGAGATCAGGAAGAACCGCAGATCGAAATATTAATTGAAGATATAAATAACTTACTTTGA
- the tsaB gene encoding tRNA (adenosine(37)-N6)-threonylcarbamoyltransferase complex dimerization subunit type 1 TsaB, translating to MATILCLETATTNCSVGLSVDGKLISLKEDNTKGYSHAEKLHLFIQDVLKDAGKNLQDLDVIAISKGPGSYTGLRIGVSAAKGLCFSLNIPLISIPTLDLLVHQLKNEPGMKIAMLDARRMEVYAAVFSEDLIQVRDTNAEILDESSFAEYLQKSKVHFIGNGVAKFREIISSENAVFHEQKFPSASEMTEIAEVKYKISDTEDVAYFEPYYLKDFMIG from the coding sequence TTGGCAACTATATTATGTCTTGAAACAGCAACGACCAACTGCTCAGTTGGTCTTTCTGTTGATGGGAAACTAATCAGTCTTAAAGAAGATAATACCAAAGGTTATTCACATGCTGAAAAGCTACACCTGTTCATTCAGGATGTATTGAAAGATGCAGGGAAGAACCTTCAGGATCTGGACGTAATTGCAATTAGCAAAGGACCAGGTTCTTATACCGGTCTAAGAATTGGGGTTTCTGCTGCTAAAGGATTATGTTTTTCGCTTAATATACCATTGATTTCGATTCCTACGCTAGACCTGCTCGTTCATCAATTAAAGAATGAACCCGGGATGAAGATCGCAATGCTGGATGCCAGAAGGATGGAAGTTTATGCTGCTGTTTTTTCTGAAGATCTAATCCAGGTTCGTGACACCAATGCTGAAATTTTAGACGAAAGTTCGTTTGCGGAATATCTTCAGAAATCGAAAGTACATTTTATAGGGAATGGGGTAGCAAAGTTCCGGGAGATCATCTCTTCTGAAAATGCTGTATTCCACGAACAAAAATTCCCTTCGGCTTCAGAAATGACAGAGATCGCTGAGGTAAAGTACAAAATAAGCGACACCGAAGATGTCGCTTATTTTGAGCCTTATTATCTCAAAGATTTTATGATCGGTTAA